In Perca fluviatilis chromosome 3, GENO_Pfluv_1.0, whole genome shotgun sequence, the following proteins share a genomic window:
- the tjp1a gene encoding tight junction protein ZO-1 isoform X14, with the protein MKYQKYITVMQMAMGVTASNKDCLPTKRQLWVTPQDEETSPSGAPGCSDEPTGATGGAGAMAITATSTLSLPMSQGKPSLRRIKGRIHRSKSLDSMDLLDSNSTVGAAEDHPTFTHLHTARACGGTQTRAKESPWVNRSWNQTVGRHMHACVSAAMEETVIWEQHTVTLHRAPGFGFGIAISGGRDNPHFQSGETSIVISDVLKGGPAEGLLQENDRVVMVNAVSMDNVEHAYAVQQLRKSGKNAKITIRRKRKVQIPVSRPGDRETMSEHEEEDSDEDDGHDHHSGHGSQSAFGGASGGTGTGTGRRHDRERSNSGRRDHSASRERSISPRSDRRSQTSSAPPRPAKVTLVKSRKNEVEYGLRLASHIFVKDISPESLAARDGNIQEGDVVLKINGTVTENLSLIDAKKLIERSKGKLKMVVQRDDRATLLNIPDLDDSIPSANNSDRDDISEIHSLTSDHSNRSHGRGSRSRSPDRPEPSDLLRHSPRQISNGSWSFQMRAGSLLHRLLPIHRSRDEDRISKPGAMPIVRSSDDGVLSQASDQASSRDDKLLPPLPEPKPVYAQPGQPDVDLPVSPSDAPVPSAAHDESILRPSMKLVKFKKGESVGLRLAGGNDVGIFVAGVLEDSPAANEGLEEGDQILRVNNVDFANIIREEAVLFLLDLPKGEEVTILAQKKKDVYRRIVESDVGDSFYIRTHFEYEKESPYGLSFNKGEVFRVVDTLYNGKLGSWLAIRIGKNHQEVERGIIPNKNRAEQLSSVQYTLPKTPGGDRADFWRFRGLRSSKRNLRKSREDLSAQPVQTKFPAYERVVLREAGFLRPVVLFGPIADVAREKLAREEPDVFELAKTQQQHGGEKSEPRDAGTDQKSTGIIRLHTIKQIIDRDKHAVLDITPNAVDRLNYAQWYPIVVFLNPDTKQGVKTMRTRLCPESRKSARKLFERALKLRKNNHHLFTTTINLNNMNDGWFGALKETIQQQQNQLVWVSEGKADGAAEDDLDIHDDRLSYLSAPGSEYSMYSTDSRHTSDYEDTDTEGGAYTDQELDETLNDDVGPPTEPAITRSSEPVREDPPVIQEPPGYASFQHTVQPDPLNRIDPAGFKAPVPQQMFQKDPYSTDNTGRIGHSMKPVTYNPQQGYHPDQQPYRDYDHPPSRYDVSSSGVSSGGGYPEPKYRNYDSNPPYENSVPQYDQQQWNPYSQTLSTANSQGYDPRLPYGDGPDSQYTPPLRYDEPPPHQGFNGRPRYGKPTGPVRYDDPPPPGPDLHYDQDSHLSTYPSAAHSPEPAAQRPAYNQGPTPQQKSYKPQQHDPVPVNSETSPTPPPKAEAPSPSPADASKPFPTRDEQPDDPAMRPQSVLTRVKMFENKRSVSVDRARDTADSSGNKAADLPLKAGGVIPKANSLSNLDQEKTFRAPGPQQPQPPQPQSKVADDIVRSNHYDPDEDEDYYRKQLSYFDRLQAGPNKPQPQAQTTNNYTRTESVEKPSPVEKKYEPVPQVTPSLPPATLPKPAPEAKAPGRDDTVQTNFLPHKSFPEKSPVNGTSVHPPKAAPPATSYNRYAPKPYTMSAKPFARMFDSPKFNHNLLPNDKPETASKGQSPSPVKPQIPPQPMNTDHDSGLDTFTRTMDHRSKHQHNNINAVPKAIPVSPSALDDDEDEDEGHTVVATARGIFNSNGGVLSSIETGVSIIIPQGAIPESVEQEIYFKVCRDNSILPPLDKEKGETLLSPLVMCGPHGLKFSKPVELRLPHCASMTPDGWSFALKSSDSSSGDPKSWQNKSLPGDPNYLVGANCVSVLIDHF; encoded by the exons AGTGCAGCGATGGAGGAAACGGTGATATGGGAACAGCACACAGTGACCCTTCACAGA GCCCCAGGGTTTGGGTTTGGTATTGCCATCTCAGGTGGACGAGACAACCCTCATTTCCAGAGTGGGGAGACGTCCATTGTGATATCTGATGTGCTGAAAGGAGGTCCTGCAGAGGGACTGCTACA aGAAAATGATCGAGTGGTGATGGTCAATGCAGTCTCTATGGACAACGTAGAGCATGCCTACGCAGTGCAGCAGCTCCGAAAGAGTGGCAAAAATGCAAAGATA ACTATTCGTCGGAAAAGGAAAGTGCAGATTCCCGTTTCTCGGCCAGGGGACAGGGAGACGATGTCAGAGCACGAGGAAGAAGACAGTGATGAGGATGATGGCCATGACCACCACAGTGGGCATGGTAGCCAAAGTGCCTTTGGAGGAGCAAGTGGAGGCACTGGCACTGGCACTGGCAGGCGTCATGATCGTGAGCGTAGCAACAGCGGCAGGCGGGATCACAGTGCCTCGCGGGAGAGGAGCATCTCACCACGCTCTGATCGCCGATCACAAACCTCCTCTGCTCCACCCAGGCCTGCCAAGGTCACTCTTGTCAAGTCCCGCAAAAATGAAG TAGAATATGGACTGCGGTTGGCCAGCCACATCTTTGTGAAGGACATCTCTCCTGAGAGCCTTGCTGCCAGAGATGGAAACATCCAGGAGGGAGATGTTGTACTTAAG ATCAATGGCACCGTTACAGAGAACCTATCACTAATAGATGCCAAGAAGCTGATTGAGAGGTCAAAGGGCAAGTTGAAAATGGTGGTGCAGAGAGATGATCGAGCGACGCTGCTCAACATTCCCGACCTTGATGACAGCATCCCATCAGCCAATAACTCCGACAGAGATG ACATTTCAGAAATACACTCACTGACATCAGACCATTCCAATCGATCCCACGGACGAGGTAGTCGATCACGTTCGCCTGACAGGCCCGAACCATCGGACCTTCTCCGTCACTCACCGCGGCAGATCAGCAATGGCAG tTGGAGCTTTCA GATGAGGGCAGGTTCACTGTTGCACAGATTACTTCCAAT CCATCGAAGTCGAGATGAGGATCGTATATCTAAACCAGGGGCCATGCCTATAGTCAGAAGCTCTGATGATGGTGTCTTGTCACAGGCTAGCGACCAGGCCAGCTCCAGAGATGACAAACTGTTACCTCCGCTGCCGG AACCAAAGCCAGTTTATGCACAGCCTGGTCAGCCTGACGTGGACCTGCCCGTCAGCCCCTCGGATGCCCCTGTACCCAGCGCGGCTCATGATGAGAGCATCCTCAG GCCGAGTATGAAGCTGGTCAAGTTCAAGAAGGGAGAGAGTGTTGGTCTGCGGTTAGCAGGAGGGAACGACGTGGGAATTTTTGTGGCAGGTGTTTTGGAGGACAGTCCTGCAGCCAATGAGGGGCTTGAGGAGGGAGACCAGATTCTCAGG GTGAACAATGTGGACTTTGCCAACATCATCAGGGAGGAGGCTGTGCTGTTTCTGCTGGATCTCCCAAAAGGAGAAGAAGTTACTATTTTGGCTCAGAAGAAGAAGGATG TGTATCGGAGGATAGTGGAATCGGACGTGGGTGACTCCTTCTACATTAGGACACATTTTGAATATGAAAAAGAGTCACCGTATGGACTGAGCTTTAACAAGGGCGAGGTGTTCCGAGTAGTGGACACGCTCTACAACGGCAAATTAGGATCCTGGCTTGCTATCCGTATTGGCAAGAATCATCAGGAAGTGGAAAGAGGCATCATCCCCAACAAGAACAG AGCTGAGCAGCTATCCAGTGTGCAGTACACCCTCCCCAAAACACCAGGGGGCGACAGAGCGGACTTCTGGAGATTCCGTGGATTGCGAAGCTCGAAGAGGAATTTGCGGAAGAGCAGGGAAGACCTGTCAGCCCAGCCAGTTCAGACCAAGTTCCCTGCCTATGAGAGGGTGGTGCTGAGGGAAG CTGGGTTCCTGAGGCCTGTGGTTCTCTTTGGGCCGATAGCAGATGTGGCCAGAGAGAAACTGGCCAGGGAAGAGCCAGACGTTTTTGAACTAGCAA aaACACAGCAACAACACGGAGGGGAAA AGAGTGAACCTAGGGATGCAGGAACCGACCAGAAAAGCACCGGCATCATTCGCCTTCACACCATCAAACAGATCATTGACCGG GACAAGCACGCAGTGCTGGACATCACCCCTAATGCAGTGGACCGTCTGAACTACGCTCAGTGGTATCCAATTGTGGTGTTTCTCAACCCAGACACAAAGCAGGGCGTCAAGACCATGAGGACCCGCCTTTGCCCTGAGTCTAGAAAGAGCGCCAGGAAGCTTTTTGAACGAGCCCTCAAATTACGAAAGAACAACCACCACCTCTTTACCA CGACTATTAACTTAAACAACATGAATGATGGTTGGTTTGGAGCACTAAAAGAGACaatccagcagcagcagaaccaGCTGGTGTGGGTTTCAGAGGGCaaa GCTGACGGGGCAGCTGAGGATGACCTGGACATCCACGACGACCGCCTGTCCTACCTGTCGGCGCCAGGCAGTGAGTATTCTATGTACAGCACTGACAGCCGCCACACCTCCGACTACGAGGACACGGACACAGAGGGTGGAGCCTATACTGACCAGGAGCTGGATGAAACGCTGAATGATGACGTGGGTCCACCCACGGAGCCTGCCATCACCCGCTCGTCTGAGCCTGTCCGCGAGGACCCGCCTGTCATCCAGGAGCCCCCTGGCTACGCTAGCTTCCAGCACACAGTGCAGCCGGACCCCCTGAACCGCATTGACCCGGCTGGATTCAAGGCACCAGTGCCGCAGCAG ATGTTTCAGAAGGATCCATACAGCACAGACAACACTGGGAGAATCGGTCACAGTATGAAGCCTGTGACTTACAACCCTCAACAGGGATATCACCCTGACCAGCAGCCATACAGAGATTATGACCACCCACCTAGTCGGTATGATGTCAGCAGCAGTGGAGTCAGCAGCGGAGGTGGTTACCCAGAACCAAAGTACCGAAACTATGACTCTAACCCGCCCTACGAGAACAGTGTGCCTCAGTACGACCAACAACAGTGGAACCCCTACAGCCAAACGCTGTCTACTGCCAATTCCCAGGGCTACGATCCCCGTTTGCCATACGGCGACGGCCCGGACTCCCAGTACACCCCTCCTCTCCGCTATGACGAGCCACCACCTCATCAGGGATTCAACGGACGGCCTCGCTACGGTAAACCGACAGGGCCTGTCCGTTATGATGATCCTCCACCTCCAGGGCCTGACCTGCACTACGACCAAGATTCTCACCTGAGCACGTACCCCTCAGCTGCCCACTCCCCAGAACCTGCTGCTCAGCGGCCTGCCTACAACCAGGGACCAACGCCGCAACAAAAGAGTTACAAACCTCAGCAGCATGACCCTGTTCCTGTGAACTCTGAAACTAGCCCCACACCACCTCCCAAAGCAGAGGCACCCTCACCTTCCCCTGCAGATGCTTCAAAGCCTTTCCCTACCAGAGATGAGCAACCGGATGACCCTGCCATGCGGCCACAGTCAGTCCTGACAAGGGTCAAGATGTTTGAGAACAAACGCTCTGTGTCCGTGGATAGAGCCAGAGATACAGCGGATTCTTCTGGAAACAAG GCAGCCGATTTACCTTTGAAAGCAGGTGGAGTAATCCCTAAAGCAAATTCTCTGAGCAACCTGGATCAAGAGAAGACCTTTAG AGCCCCAGGGCCTCAGCAGCCTCAGCCGCCTCAGCCTCAGTCCAAGGTAGCTGATGACATTGTGCGCTCCAACCATTATGACCCTGATGAGGACGAGGACTACTACAGGAAACAGCTGTCTTACTTTGATAGGCTCCAGGCCGGTCCCAACAAACCCCAGCCACAAGCACAAACAACTAACAACTACACAAG GACGGAGTCGGTGGAGAAACCAAGTCCAGTGGAGAAAAAATATGAACCAGTTCCCCAGGTGACGCCTTCTCTGCCACCAGCCACACTGCCCAAACCTGCACCTGAAG CCAAAGCTCCGGGCCGAGACGACACTGTCCAGACCAACTTCCTGCCTCACAAGAGTTTCCCTGAGAAGTCTCCGGTTAATGGCACTAGTGTACATCCTCCAAAAGCAGCTCCACCAGCAACCAGCTACAACCGCTACGCGCCCAAGCCCTACACTATGTCTGCCAAGCCGTTTGCGCGCATGTTCGACAGTCCTAAGTTCAACCACAACCTTCTGCCCAATGACAAGCCTGAGACTGCTTCAAAG GGCCAGAGCCCCAGCCCAGTGAAGCCTCAGATTCCCCCGCAGCCCATGAACACAGACCATGACAGTGGTCTGGATACTTTCACTCGCACTATGGACCACCGCTCCAAACACCAGCACAACAACATCAACGCTGTTCCCAAGGCCATCCCTGTGAG CCCCAGTGCCCtggatgatgatgaggatgaggatgagggcCACACGGTGGTTGCAACTGCTCGAGGTATATTCAACTCTAATGGTGGCGTCCTGAGCTCCATCGAGACAGGTGTCAGCATAATTATCCCACAGGGTGCCATCCCTGAAAGTGTGGAGCAGGAGATCTACTTCAAAGTCTGCAGAGACAACAGCATCCTACCACCACTCGACAAGGAGAAAG gAGAGACTCTGCTCAGCCCTCTGGTGATGTGTGGACCTCATGGCCTCAAGTTTTCGAAGCCTGTGGAGCTGCGCTTACCTCACTGTGCGTCTATGACCCCTGATGGTTGGTCTTTTGCTCTAAAATCCTCCGACTCCTCGTCGG GTGACCCAAAAAGCTGGCAGAACAAGTCTCTTCCCGGAGACCCCAACTACCTGGTGGGAGCCAACTGCGTTTCTGTGCTCATTGACCACTTTTAA
- the tjp1a gene encoding tight junction protein ZO-1 isoform X13, whose protein sequence is MKYQKYITVMQMAMGVTASNKDCLPTKRQLWVTPQDEETSPSGAPGCSDEPTGATGGAGAMAITATSTLSLPMSQGKPSLRRIKGRIHRSKSLDSMDLLDSNSAAMEETVIWEQHTVTLHRAPGFGFGIAISGGRDNPHFQSGETSIVISDVLKGGPAEGLLQENDRVVMVNAVSMDNVEHAYAVQQLRKSGKNAKITIRRKRKVQIPVSRPGDRETMSEHEEEDSDEDDGHDHHSGHGSQSAFGGASGGTGTGTGRRHDRERSNSGRRDHSASRERSISPRSDRRSQTSSAPPRPAKVTLVKSRKNEVEYGLRLASHIFVKDISPESLAARDGNIQEGDVVLKINGTVTENLSLIDAKKLIERSKGKLKMVVQRDDRATLLNIPDLDDSIPSANNSDRDDISEIHSLTSDHSNRSHGRGSRSRSPDRPEPSDLLRHSPRQISNGSHRSRDEDRISKPGAMPIVRSSDDGVLSQASDQASSRDDKLLPPLPEPKPVYAQPGQPDVDLPVSPSDAPVPSAAHDESILRPSMKLVKFKKGESVGLRLAGGNDVGIFVAGVLEDSPAANEGLEEGDQILRVNNVDFANIIREEAVLFLLDLPKGEEVTILAQKKKDVYRRIVESDVGDSFYIRTHFEYEKESPYGLSFNKGEVFRVVDTLYNGKLGSWLAIRIGKNHQEVERGIIPNKNRAEQLSSVQYTLPKTPGGDRADFWRFRGLRSSKRNLRKSREDLSAQPVQTKFPAYERVVLREAGFLRPVVLFGPIADVAREKLAREEPDVFELAKTQQQHGGEKSEPRDAGTDQKSTGIIRLHTIKQIIDRDKHAVLDITPNAVDRLNYAQWYPIVVFLNPDTKQGVKTMRTRLCPESRKSARKLFERALKLRKNNHHLFTTTINLNNMNDGWFGALKETIQQQQNQLVWVSEGKADGAAEDDLDIHDDRLSYLSAPGSEYSMYSTDSRHTSDYEDTDTEGGAYTDQELDETLNDDVGPPTEPAITRSSEPVREDPPVIQEPPGYASFQHTVQPDPLNRIDPAGFKAPVPQQKAEAAAVPSIPQQPEPLAETVPPAVDVTVKTVGGLSLDEAPAAHSQPSPNPEAGSLRRPTPELAPQSVTPEPLQSGLASSEPKMFQKDPYSTDNTGRIGHSMKPVTYNPQQGYHPDQQPYRDYDHPPSRYDVSSSGVSSGGGYPEPKYRNYDSNPPYENSVPQYDQQQWNPYSQTLSTANSQGYDPRLPYGDGPDSQYTPPLRYDEPPPHQGFNGRPRYGKPTGPVRYDDPPPPGPDLHYDQDSHLSTYPSAAHSPEPAAQRPAYNQGPTPQQKSYKPQQHDPVPVNSETSPTPPPKAEAPSPSPADASKPFPTRDEQPDDPAMRPQSVLTRVKMFENKRSVSVDRARDTADSSGNKAADLPLKAGGVIPKANSLSNLDQEKTFRAPGPQQPQPPQPQSKVADDIVRSNHYDPDEDEDYYRKQLSYFDRLQAGPNKPQPQAQTTNNYTRTESVEKPSPVEKKYEPVPQVTPSLPPATLPKPAPEAKAPGRDDTVQTNFLPHKSFPEKSPVNGTSVHPPKAAPPATSYNRYAPKPYTMSAKPFARMFDSPKFNHNLLPNDKPETASKGQSPSPVKPQIPPQPMNTDHDSGLDTFTRTMDHRSKHQHNNINAVPKAIPVSPSALDDDEDEDEGHTVVATARGIFNSNGGVLSSIETGVSIIIPQGAIPESVEQEIYFKVCRDNSILPPLDKEKGETLLSPLVMCGPHGLKFSKPVELRLPHCASMTPDGWSFALKSSDSSSGDPKSWQNKSLPGDPNYLVGANCVSVLIDHF, encoded by the exons AGTGCAGCGATGGAGGAAACGGTGATATGGGAACAGCACACAGTGACCCTTCACAGA GCCCCAGGGTTTGGGTTTGGTATTGCCATCTCAGGTGGACGAGACAACCCTCATTTCCAGAGTGGGGAGACGTCCATTGTGATATCTGATGTGCTGAAAGGAGGTCCTGCAGAGGGACTGCTACA aGAAAATGATCGAGTGGTGATGGTCAATGCAGTCTCTATGGACAACGTAGAGCATGCCTACGCAGTGCAGCAGCTCCGAAAGAGTGGCAAAAATGCAAAGATA ACTATTCGTCGGAAAAGGAAAGTGCAGATTCCCGTTTCTCGGCCAGGGGACAGGGAGACGATGTCAGAGCACGAGGAAGAAGACAGTGATGAGGATGATGGCCATGACCACCACAGTGGGCATGGTAGCCAAAGTGCCTTTGGAGGAGCAAGTGGAGGCACTGGCACTGGCACTGGCAGGCGTCATGATCGTGAGCGTAGCAACAGCGGCAGGCGGGATCACAGTGCCTCGCGGGAGAGGAGCATCTCACCACGCTCTGATCGCCGATCACAAACCTCCTCTGCTCCACCCAGGCCTGCCAAGGTCACTCTTGTCAAGTCCCGCAAAAATGAAG TAGAATATGGACTGCGGTTGGCCAGCCACATCTTTGTGAAGGACATCTCTCCTGAGAGCCTTGCTGCCAGAGATGGAAACATCCAGGAGGGAGATGTTGTACTTAAG ATCAATGGCACCGTTACAGAGAACCTATCACTAATAGATGCCAAGAAGCTGATTGAGAGGTCAAAGGGCAAGTTGAAAATGGTGGTGCAGAGAGATGATCGAGCGACGCTGCTCAACATTCCCGACCTTGATGACAGCATCCCATCAGCCAATAACTCCGACAGAGATG ACATTTCAGAAATACACTCACTGACATCAGACCATTCCAATCGATCCCACGGACGAGGTAGTCGATCACGTTCGCCTGACAGGCCCGAACCATCGGACCTTCTCCGTCACTCACCGCGGCAGATCAGCAATGGCAG CCATCGAAGTCGAGATGAGGATCGTATATCTAAACCAGGGGCCATGCCTATAGTCAGAAGCTCTGATGATGGTGTCTTGTCACAGGCTAGCGACCAGGCCAGCTCCAGAGATGACAAACTGTTACCTCCGCTGCCGG AACCAAAGCCAGTTTATGCACAGCCTGGTCAGCCTGACGTGGACCTGCCCGTCAGCCCCTCGGATGCCCCTGTACCCAGCGCGGCTCATGATGAGAGCATCCTCAG GCCGAGTATGAAGCTGGTCAAGTTCAAGAAGGGAGAGAGTGTTGGTCTGCGGTTAGCAGGAGGGAACGACGTGGGAATTTTTGTGGCAGGTGTTTTGGAGGACAGTCCTGCAGCCAATGAGGGGCTTGAGGAGGGAGACCAGATTCTCAGG GTGAACAATGTGGACTTTGCCAACATCATCAGGGAGGAGGCTGTGCTGTTTCTGCTGGATCTCCCAAAAGGAGAAGAAGTTACTATTTTGGCTCAGAAGAAGAAGGATG TGTATCGGAGGATAGTGGAATCGGACGTGGGTGACTCCTTCTACATTAGGACACATTTTGAATATGAAAAAGAGTCACCGTATGGACTGAGCTTTAACAAGGGCGAGGTGTTCCGAGTAGTGGACACGCTCTACAACGGCAAATTAGGATCCTGGCTTGCTATCCGTATTGGCAAGAATCATCAGGAAGTGGAAAGAGGCATCATCCCCAACAAGAACAG AGCTGAGCAGCTATCCAGTGTGCAGTACACCCTCCCCAAAACACCAGGGGGCGACAGAGCGGACTTCTGGAGATTCCGTGGATTGCGAAGCTCGAAGAGGAATTTGCGGAAGAGCAGGGAAGACCTGTCAGCCCAGCCAGTTCAGACCAAGTTCCCTGCCTATGAGAGGGTGGTGCTGAGGGAAG CTGGGTTCCTGAGGCCTGTGGTTCTCTTTGGGCCGATAGCAGATGTGGCCAGAGAGAAACTGGCCAGGGAAGAGCCAGACGTTTTTGAACTAGCAA aaACACAGCAACAACACGGAGGGGAAA AGAGTGAACCTAGGGATGCAGGAACCGACCAGAAAAGCACCGGCATCATTCGCCTTCACACCATCAAACAGATCATTGACCGG GACAAGCACGCAGTGCTGGACATCACCCCTAATGCAGTGGACCGTCTGAACTACGCTCAGTGGTATCCAATTGTGGTGTTTCTCAACCCAGACACAAAGCAGGGCGTCAAGACCATGAGGACCCGCCTTTGCCCTGAGTCTAGAAAGAGCGCCAGGAAGCTTTTTGAACGAGCCCTCAAATTACGAAAGAACAACCACCACCTCTTTACCA CGACTATTAACTTAAACAACATGAATGATGGTTGGTTTGGAGCACTAAAAGAGACaatccagcagcagcagaaccaGCTGGTGTGGGTTTCAGAGGGCaaa GCTGACGGGGCAGCTGAGGATGACCTGGACATCCACGACGACCGCCTGTCCTACCTGTCGGCGCCAGGCAGTGAGTATTCTATGTACAGCACTGACAGCCGCCACACCTCCGACTACGAGGACACGGACACAGAGGGTGGAGCCTATACTGACCAGGAGCTGGATGAAACGCTGAATGATGACGTGGGTCCACCCACGGAGCCTGCCATCACCCGCTCGTCTGAGCCTGTCCGCGAGGACCCGCCTGTCATCCAGGAGCCCCCTGGCTACGCTAGCTTCCAGCACACAGTGCAGCCGGACCCCCTGAACCGCATTGACCCGGCTGGATTCAAGGCACCAGTGCCGCAGCAG AAAGCAGAGGCCGCTGCCGTCCCTAGCATCCCCCAGCAGCCTGAGCCCCTGGCTGAGACAGTGCCCCCTGCTGTCGACGTTACTGTAAAAACTGTAGGGGGTCTGAGCCTTGACGAGGCTCCTGCAGCTCACAGCCAGCCAAGCCCCAACCCAGAGGCTGGCTCACTTAGGAGGCCCACCCCTGAGCTAGCACCTCAGAGCGTCACACCAGAACCTCTACAGTCTGGACTGGCCAGTTCAGAACCAAAG ATGTTTCAGAAGGATCCATACAGCACAGACAACACTGGGAGAATCGGTCACAGTATGAAGCCTGTGACTTACAACCCTCAACAGGGATATCACCCTGACCAGCAGCCATACAGAGATTATGACCACCCACCTAGTCGGTATGATGTCAGCAGCAGTGGAGTCAGCAGCGGAGGTGGTTACCCAGAACCAAAGTACCGAAACTATGACTCTAACCCGCCCTACGAGAACAGTGTGCCTCAGTACGACCAACAACAGTGGAACCCCTACAGCCAAACGCTGTCTACTGCCAATTCCCAGGGCTACGATCCCCGTTTGCCATACGGCGACGGCCCGGACTCCCAGTACACCCCTCCTCTCCGCTATGACGAGCCACCACCTCATCAGGGATTCAACGGACGGCCTCGCTACGGTAAACCGACAGGGCCTGTCCGTTATGATGATCCTCCACCTCCAGGGCCTGACCTGCACTACGACCAAGATTCTCACCTGAGCACGTACCCCTCAGCTGCCCACTCCCCAGAACCTGCTGCTCAGCGGCCTGCCTACAACCAGGGACCAACGCCGCAACAAAAGAGTTACAAACCTCAGCAGCATGACCCTGTTCCTGTGAACTCTGAAACTAGCCCCACACCACCTCCCAAAGCAGAGGCACCCTCACCTTCCCCTGCAGATGCTTCAAAGCCTTTCCCTACCAGAGATGAGCAACCGGATGACCCTGCCATGCGGCCACAGTCAGTCCTGACAAGGGTCAAGATGTTTGAGAACAAACGCTCTGTGTCCGTGGATAGAGCCAGAGATACAGCGGATTCTTCTGGAAACAAG GCAGCCGATTTACCTTTGAAAGCAGGTGGAGTAATCCCTAAAGCAAATTCTCTGAGCAACCTGGATCAAGAGAAGACCTTTAG AGCCCCAGGGCCTCAGCAGCCTCAGCCGCCTCAGCCTCAGTCCAAGGTAGCTGATGACATTGTGCGCTCCAACCATTATGACCCTGATGAGGACGAGGACTACTACAGGAAACAGCTGTCTTACTTTGATAGGCTCCAGGCCGGTCCCAACAAACCCCAGCCACAAGCACAAACAACTAACAACTACACAAG GACGGAGTCGGTGGAGAAACCAAGTCCAGTGGAGAAAAAATATGAACCAGTTCCCCAGGTGACGCCTTCTCTGCCACCAGCCACACTGCCCAAACCTGCACCTGAAG CCAAAGCTCCGGGCCGAGACGACACTGTCCAGACCAACTTCCTGCCTCACAAGAGTTTCCCTGAGAAGTCTCCGGTTAATGGCACTAGTGTACATCCTCCAAAAGCAGCTCCACCAGCAACCAGCTACAACCGCTACGCGCCCAAGCCCTACACTATGTCTGCCAAGCCGTTTGCGCGCATGTTCGACAGTCCTAAGTTCAACCACAACCTTCTGCCCAATGACAAGCCTGAGACTGCTTCAAAG GGCCAGAGCCCCAGCCCAGTGAAGCCTCAGATTCCCCCGCAGCCCATGAACACAGACCATGACAGTGGTCTGGATACTTTCACTCGCACTATGGACCACCGCTCCAAACACCAGCACAACAACATCAACGCTGTTCCCAAGGCCATCCCTGTGAG CCCCAGTGCCCtggatgatgatgaggatgaggatgagggcCACACGGTGGTTGCAACTGCTCGAGGTATATTCAACTCTAATGGTGGCGTCCTGAGCTCCATCGAGACAGGTGTCAGCATAATTATCCCACAGGGTGCCATCCCTGAAAGTGTGGAGCAGGAGATCTACTTCAAAGTCTGCAGAGACAACAGCATCCTACCACCACTCGACAAGGAGAAAG gAGAGACTCTGCTCAGCCCTCTGGTGATGTGTGGACCTCATGGCCTCAAGTTTTCGAAGCCTGTGGAGCTGCGCTTACCTCACTGTGCGTCTATGACCCCTGATGGTTGGTCTTTTGCTCTAAAATCCTCCGACTCCTCGTCGG GTGACCCAAAAAGCTGGCAGAACAAGTCTCTTCCCGGAGACCCCAACTACCTGGTGGGAGCCAACTGCGTTTCTGTGCTCATTGACCACTTTTAA